One Mycobacteroides salmoniphilum DNA segment encodes these proteins:
- a CDS encoding AAA family ATPase, with the protein MPKQDRGAPARPPWLPEEDEQRGFLRSLRPKKRSADDPESNEDSLTHETGHTSAPKTPAQKPTAEPVLPPVEKRAAVAPREETGNRTTPMPDVSKYYTPARAPEPPEQRPPTAAQEPLAAESNNIVQQPVSDEPRIVTSPIPEMKPEPRPISQVEQPQTPASDESPVIPVPATPEAALDVEAVTPSAIEASADVADSPEPAPVTAPPEETRLLVPTADQRREESTGTDPFSRFSLLEAQLRQMSLDESITEAELERHRRHARPESAPAPEVPGVLSFTPPEAVDDAPDGVEDIAEPAHVFQDAQSVGPSPASVLGFTRPDVIADAPEAIEESQSEAEEPTAAAEPDGEPEAEPSTAVTVDSLPPTPESDADVVDDLAPQPPVEEEPTSVSEQPAYSEAPAPSADVPDIDDVDARAAALLRRIEAKRAELIEELAAHDAADLGVSVPEPEPAPFVPMIAPWAAVPEVVDSESVESSVAAEGAAETQTTETTAPELEGFAPLVDEDIVIDLPVAVFEEMSADPAIEDVVGSEPELVDEPNVSVTQVADPQPGDEIADTAIELTDDLQAAAEPVSEDVAAEGESDREVGAGNAPSPWEVPSVVQSEPMVEPPAQPAHYVLSPAPQQAVPQQPGPEQPAAQAPPGWNPRQPYPGQWLRGAPQSPESFGEQQFSQQQPPQPTSVEGQWQWVPQQPQAPQPPVSQELPPGYVPPPQGAAPPTNYRGPQAYRMPPSLDEAEVINRGRYAPRSGWRKAVHRSTGGRVNPGDSRKDREQDQLLASIRQPILGDYRVAVLSIKGGVGKTTTTLGLGSAFATIRTDRIIAVDANPDRGTLAERVRDHSTQSTVRDLLNDRNIRSYADVRNHTRMATSRLEVLASEQDPAVSEAFGKVDYRNTIDILERYYNIILTDCGTGIMHSAMAGVLDLAHTIVLVSSPAMDSARSASATLDWLMQHGHSALVREAHVVLSASRPGSAGIKLDKVYEHFQARCRSIHTIPFDPHLAEGADVDFNLLNADTNAAYLKLAGAISESFPRLRRRGDEQR; encoded by the coding sequence TTGCCCAAGCAGGATCGTGGTGCACCGGCCCGTCCTCCGTGGCTGCCCGAAGAAGACGAACAACGTGGGTTTCTCCGTTCGTTGAGGCCCAAGAAGCGCAGCGCGGACGATCCTGAGTCTAACGAGGACTCGTTAACCCACGAGACCGGGCACACCTCCGCTCCCAAGACTCCGGCGCAGAAACCGACGGCCGAACCGGTCCTGCCGCCAGTTGAGAAGCGCGCTGCCGTCGCGCCCCGTGAAGAAACGGGCAACAGGACCACACCGATGCCTGACGTCTCGAAGTACTACACGCCGGCGCGCGCGCCGGAACCGCCCGAGCAGCGGCCGCCGACAGCCGCTCAGGAGCCGCTGGCGGCCGAATCGAACAATATCGTCCAACAACCCGTATCGGATGAGCCCCGGATCGTCACGAGTCCCATTCCGGAGATGAAGCCCGAACCGCGGCCAATATCGCAGGTCGAGCAACCGCAGACGCCCGCTTCCGATGAGTCCCCGGTAATCCCCGTGCCTGCCACTCCCGAAGCCGCCCTGGATGTGGAGGCGGTCACCCCGTCCGCGATCGAAGCGTCTGCAGACGTCGCGGATTCACCGGAACCCGCGCCGGTGACCGCACCGCCAGAGGAGACGCGCTTACTCGTACCTACAGCTGATCAGCGCCGCGAGGAGTCCACCGGCACGGACCCGTTCTCGCGTTTCAGCTTGCTCGAAGCACAACTGCGCCAGATGAGCCTCGACGAGAGCATCACCGAGGCTGAACTCGAGCGTCATCGGCGCCATGCGAGGCCCGAATCCGCGCCCGCTCCTGAGGTCCCCGGTGTACTCAGTTTCACGCCGCCAGAGGCGGTCGATGATGCCCCCGATGGCGTCGAGGACATAGCGGAACCCGCGCACGTGTTTCAGGACGCGCAATCTGTGGGGCCGTCGCCCGCATCTGTGCTCGGCTTCACGCGTCCCGACGTCATCGCTGACGCTCCCGAAGCGATCGAGGAGTCGCAGTCTGAGGCGGAGGAGCCGACGGCCGCCGCCGAACCAGACGGCGAGCCCGAGGCGGAACCATCCACAGCGGTTACGGTCGATTCCCTGCCTCCAACGCCCGAGTCGGATGCCGACGTCGTCGATGACCTGGCCCCACAGCCGCCGGTGGAAGAGGAGCCCACTTCCGTATCCGAACAACCCGCGTACTCGGAAGCACCGGCGCCATCGGCAGATGTGCCGGATATCGATGACGTCGATGCCAGAGCTGCTGCATTGTTGCGGCGCATCGAAGCCAAACGTGCCGAGCTCATTGAGGAATTGGCCGCGCACGATGCAGCCGACCTCGGTGTGTCGGTGCCCGAGCCTGAACCCGCGCCGTTTGTGCCGATGATTGCGCCGTGGGCAGCGGTGCCTGAAGTTGTCGACTCCGAGAGTGTCGAGTCCAGCGTCGCTGCCGAAGGAGCCGCCGAAACGCAAACGACGGAAACGACGGCGCCCGAACTTGAAGGGTTTGCACCGCTGGTCGATGAGGACATCGTCATCGACCTACCGGTAGCGGTATTCGAGGAAATGTCCGCTGACCCCGCTATTGAGGACGTTGTGGGGTCGGAGCCCGAACTTGTGGATGAGCCGAACGTTTCCGTGACGCAGGTAGCGGACCCGCAGCCTGGCGATGAAATCGCTGACACCGCAATCGAATTAACGGATGACCTGCAGGCGGCGGCTGAACCTGTCTCGGAGGATGTTGCGGCAGAGGGCGAGTCCGATCGCGAGGTGGGCGCCGGCAATGCGCCTTCGCCGTGGGAGGTTCCGTCGGTGGTCCAGTCGGAGCCGATGGTGGAACCACCGGCACAACCCGCCCACTATGTGCTGTCACCTGCGCCGCAACAAGCTGTTCCGCAGCAGCCTGGACCCGAGCAGCCCGCGGCTCAGGCTCCACCTGGGTGGAACCCGCGTCAGCCGTACCCGGGGCAGTGGCTGCGGGGTGCTCCCCAATCTCCGGAATCATTTGGCGAACAGCAGTTTTCGCAGCAGCAGCCCCCGCAACCCACCAGTGTTGAGGGTCAATGGCAATGGGTGCCGCAGCAGCCCCAGGCGCCTCAACCCCCTGTGTCACAAGAGCTGCCTCCGGGTTATGTGCCACCGCCGCAGGGGGCGGCACCTCCCACCAACTACCGTGGGCCGCAGGCTTACCGGATGCCACCCTCGCTCGACGAGGCTGAGGTCATCAACCGTGGTCGTTACGCGCCGCGATCCGGCTGGCGCAAGGCGGTGCACAGGTCCACCGGAGGTCGGGTCAATCCGGGCGACTCGCGCAAGGACCGTGAACAGGACCAGCTGCTCGCCAGCATTCGGCAGCCGATTCTCGGCGATTACCGCGTCGCAGTGCTTTCCATTAAGGGCGGCGTTGGAAAGACAACCACCACACTGGGATTGGGTTCGGCATTCGCAACAATCCGTACCGATCGTATCATCGCGGTGGACGCTAACCCCGACCGTGGCACCTTGGCTGAGCGGGTGCGTGACCATTCGACGCAGTCCACCGTCCGTGACCTTCTCAACGATCGGAACATCAGAAGTTACGCGGATGTGCGCAACCATACTCGGATGGCGACAAGCCGTCTGGAAGTACTTGCCAGTGAACAGGATCCGGCGGTATCGGAGGCTTTTGGCAAGGTCGACTATCGCAATACAATCGACATCCTGGAGCGGTACTACAACATCATTCTGACTGACTGCGGTACGGGAATCATGCATTCGGCAATGGCGGGTGTGCTCGACCTCGCCCACACCATTGTTTTGGTGAGCTCACCGGCCATGGATTCCGCGCGTAGTGCCTCAGCCACCCTCGATTGGCTTATGCAGCATGGGCATTCGGCGCTGGTGCGTGAGGCGCATGTCGTCTTGAGTGCCTCACGTCCTGGGTCTGCCGGGATCAAGCTGGACAAGGTCTATGAGCATTTTCAGGCGCGTTGCCGTTCCATTCACACGATCCCGTTCGATCCTCACCTCGCCGAGGGCGCCGATGTCGACTTCAATCTGCTCAATGCTGATACCAATGCCGCGTACCTGAAGCTGGCCGGCGCGATTTCCGAGAGTTTCCCGCGGCTTCGTAGGCGCGGCGACGAGCAGCGATAA
- a CDS encoding MinD/ParA family ATP-binding protein yields MADSQDNTPDSPPPSGPWREPVADGLGGGDTKGNPFRRSKKPNQEFVPPSADYFPQPTLKPPPSLPKTPKLSRRQRNHQRPMNPVWEPDPLSAYGMPQYQNPAPQAPPQQGSPQARPQGYGAPAQQPPQNYYGPPPQNYYAPPAPPAQLQGPTAPVESFAPAAPPPAPERASQLPAWPASAVVPEAPAAAPPVEQPPVRDEEEVPRDEAPRVEAPAEVPPQPPAPAAPTPAPQIRPDDATSMIPDGMTPWGGHAPQTPPVPKPPAALWAAQPLAPPPAAFPRADWNGPATPQRAPFVPGQTPFTAARPEAPVYRPPPQPSRPQGPSHDQLGLIRSVKPLPRSGWRKAVHRLSGGAINPGESSDESHRSELIDRINLPVRGDYRIAVLSLKGGVGKTTSTFSLGATFASLRGDRVIAVDANPDFGTLAQRGPDETRSTARDLLRDPDIHRYSDVRRHTSQSASRLEVLASERDPAASELFSEADYLAVMRILQRFYNIILTDCGTGLMHSAMAGVLGEANAIVLVTSPAIDGARSALATLDWLDHHGYSHLVRQSVVAISSSRPGASSIDLEQLSRHFLTRARAVHIVPFDNHLSEGSEISLDLMGKKTRLAFMELAASVADGFYEGGNTRQTSWS; encoded by the coding sequence ATGGCTGATTCCCAAGACAACACACCCGATTCGCCGCCGCCGAGCGGCCCATGGCGTGAGCCCGTCGCTGATGGTTTGGGCGGCGGAGACACCAAGGGCAATCCGTTCCGTCGATCCAAGAAGCCGAACCAGGAATTCGTACCGCCCAGCGCCGACTATTTTCCGCAACCTACGCTCAAGCCGCCGCCTTCGCTGCCGAAGACTCCCAAACTCTCACGGCGCCAACGGAACCATCAGCGTCCGATGAATCCGGTATGGGAGCCAGATCCGCTGAGCGCGTATGGCATGCCGCAGTACCAGAACCCGGCGCCTCAAGCTCCACCGCAGCAGGGATCACCGCAGGCTCGGCCGCAGGGGTACGGTGCGCCGGCTCAACAGCCGCCGCAGAACTACTACGGGCCGCCGCCGCAGAACTACTACGCCCCGCCGGCGCCCCCTGCCCAGCTGCAGGGGCCCACGGCTCCGGTGGAGTCCTTCGCACCCGCCGCACCCCCTCCCGCACCCGAGCGGGCAAGCCAGCTACCGGCATGGCCCGCCTCCGCCGTGGTGCCCGAGGCTCCCGCCGCGGCACCTCCGGTCGAACAGCCTCCGGTGCGCGATGAGGAAGAAGTGCCCAGGGACGAGGCGCCGAGGGTGGAGGCGCCCGCCGAGGTGCCCCCGCAGCCGCCCGCACCCGCGGCTCCGACACCAGCACCACAGATCCGGCCGGACGACGCGACCTCGATGATTCCGGACGGCATGACGCCGTGGGGTGGACATGCGCCCCAAACACCCCCTGTACCAAAGCCGCCCGCGGCATTGTGGGCGGCGCAGCCGCTTGCACCCCCGCCCGCGGCGTTCCCCCGAGCGGACTGGAACGGGCCTGCCACACCGCAACGGGCGCCCTTCGTTCCGGGGCAGACTCCGTTCACCGCTGCGCGTCCTGAAGCGCCTGTGTACCGACCGCCGCCGCAGCCATCACGACCGCAGGGGCCCAGCCACGACCAGCTTGGTCTCATCAGGTCGGTCAAACCGTTGCCGAGAAGCGGGTGGCGCAAGGCCGTTCACCGGCTCTCGGGTGGTGCGATCAACCCCGGCGAGTCTTCGGATGAATCGCATCGCAGCGAGTTGATCGACCGAATCAATCTTCCTGTCCGCGGTGACTACCGGATCGCCGTGTTGTCCCTGAAAGGGGGCGTGGGTAAGACCACCTCCACGTTCTCGTTGGGTGCCACCTTCGCCTCATTACGTGGCGACCGTGTGATCGCCGTCGATGCGAACCCGGATTTCGGAACGCTTGCGCAACGCGGTCCGGATGAGACCCGTTCAACTGCGCGAGATCTGCTGCGTGATCCCGATATTCACCGATATTCCGATGTGCGCAGGCACACCTCGCAGAGTGCGAGCCGGTTAGAGGTACTCGCCTCCGAACGCGATCCGGCGGCATCTGAGTTGTTCTCCGAAGCCGACTATCTCGCGGTGATGCGGATCCTGCAGCGGTTCTACAACATCATCCTCACTGACTGCGGCACCGGACTTATGCACTCGGCGATGGCGGGCGTGCTGGGCGAAGCCAATGCCATCGTCCTGGTGACGTCGCCGGCAATCGACGGTGCGCGCAGCGCCCTTGCGACCCTGGACTGGCTTGACCACCACGGGTATTCGCATCTGGTGCGGCAATCCGTGGTGGCTATCAGCTCCTCGCGGCCGGGTGCTTCCTCGATCGACCTCGAACAGCTGAGCCGACATTTTCTGACGCGGGCCAGGGCGGTGCACATCGTCCCGTTCGACAACCACCTGTCGGAGGGGTCGGAGATCTCTTTGGATCTGATGGGCAAGAAGACGCGGCTGGCGTTCATGGAGCTGGCGGCCTCGGTGGCCGACGGCTTCTACGAGGGTGGAAACACCCGGCAGACGAGTTGGAGCTAA
- the mnhG gene encoding monovalent cation/H(+) antiporter subunit G: MNTLLDGISGALVLCGSVLALTAAIGVVRFPDTLARMHAASKPQVLGLLLVLAGAGLRLRGHADVSMIVLAGLFTIITAPVVAHRVARLAYHERSVRDDLMTTDELER; encoded by the coding sequence ATGAACACTCTTCTCGACGGAATCTCCGGTGCGCTGGTGTTGTGCGGTTCAGTGCTGGCCCTCACGGCGGCGATCGGCGTGGTGCGATTTCCCGACACGTTGGCCCGCATGCACGCCGCGTCCAAGCCGCAGGTGCTGGGGCTGCTACTGGTCTTGGCCGGCGCCGGGCTACGGCTTCGCGGGCATGCCGACGTCAGCATGATCGTGCTCGCTGGGCTGTTTACCATCATCACCGCCCCGGTAGTCGCACACCGGGTGGCACGGCTGGCCTATCACGAGCGCAGCGTCCGCGACGATCTGATGACCACCGACGAACTGGAGCGTTAG
- a CDS encoding monovalent cation/H+ antiporter complex subunit F encodes MSLVWHIAAVLLIAAATVTMYRLLAGPNTLDRLVAVDTLVAVTMCALAAWAAYSLDSTVLYGMVALSLISFLGSVSVTRFRVPDTAIDPRDERRQPR; translated from the coding sequence ATGAGCCTCGTATGGCATATCGCCGCGGTGCTGCTCATCGCAGCGGCCACCGTCACGATGTACCGGTTGCTCGCCGGACCCAACACATTGGACCGACTCGTCGCCGTGGACACCTTGGTGGCCGTCACGATGTGCGCACTGGCCGCATGGGCTGCGTACAGCCTGGATTCCACCGTGCTGTACGGAATGGTCGCCCTGTCCCTGATCAGTTTCCTCGGTTCGGTGAGCGTGACGCGATTCCGTGTGCCCGACACCGCGATCGACCCCCGCGACGAGAGGAGGCAACCACGATGA
- a CDS encoding Na+/H+ antiporter subunit E — MKTLAMHGPREIILRAWILVWLVLVWTMLWGNFSVANTATGLLVALVITLLLPMPRLPVEGRLHVVSMIRLAFTVAYYMVLSSLQVAWLAIRPGPPPLSAVLRAQLSVKSDLVMALLLNTLTIIPGSVVLEIDQERRLAYVHVLDVGSPKAVAIFYAQLRQLERLFIAAFERDADWHPEDDTVDESETREGL; from the coding sequence ATGAAAACCCTGGCAATGCACGGCCCTCGCGAAATCATCTTGCGGGCTTGGATTTTGGTATGGCTCGTGCTGGTCTGGACGATGCTGTGGGGCAATTTCTCGGTCGCCAACACCGCTACCGGACTACTCGTGGCTCTGGTCATCACACTCCTGCTACCGATGCCACGCCTGCCGGTCGAGGGCCGTCTGCATGTGGTGTCGATGATCCGGCTTGCGTTCACTGTCGCGTATTACATGGTGCTCTCGAGTCTGCAGGTGGCGTGGCTGGCGATCAGACCGGGCCCGCCGCCGCTGAGTGCCGTACTGCGAGCACAGCTTTCGGTGAAGTCAGATCTGGTGATGGCACTGCTGCTCAACACGCTGACGATCATCCCCGGTTCGGTGGTCCTGGAAATCGACCAAGAACGCCGACTGGCGTATGTGCACGTGCTGGATGTGGGTTCACCGAAGGCAGTGGCGATTTTTTACGCCCAATTACGGCAATTGGAAAGACTTTTCATCGCAGCCTTCGAACGTGATGCCGATTGGCATCCCGAGGATGACACCGTCGACGAGTCCGAGACGAGGGAGGGGTTATGA
- a CDS encoding Na+/H+ antiporter subunit D, which produces MSAIAVLTPLPVLIPTAAAALTLIAGRRPRLQLLITVTALTTVLGVCAALLYLADRDGTFALAVGGWGATEEKLGPLGITLVVDRLSALMLVVSAIVLLAVVLYAAAQGIRDGDERQPVSIFMPTYLALSAGVCNAFLAGDLFNLYVGFEVLLAASFVLLTIGASADRVRAGISYVMVSMMSSIVFLLGIAFVYAATGTLNMAEIAVRADGIPSGTRMAIFAVLLVGFAIKAAVFPLSTWLPDSYPTAPAPVTAVFAGLLTKVGVYAIIRAHSLLFPGGVLNTVLLVAALLTMIVGILGAIAQSDIKRLLSFTLVSHIGYMIFGIALSNELGMSGAIYYVAHHIIVQTTLFLVVGLIERQAGASSLNRLGGLAAASPLLAFAFVVPALNLGGIPPFSGFIGKVALLEAGSLQGSVLAWTLVAGGTITSLLTLYAVARVWTKAFWRPRADAPEGDLAAASPSALLDDSEEVAFVDRADVGRMPAGMLAPTLGLIAVGVALTIFAGPIMGISDRAAAEVRDRTVYISAVLGGGPR; this is translated from the coding sequence ATGAGTGCCATCGCTGTTCTGACACCGCTCCCGGTCCTCATCCCGACGGCGGCGGCCGCGTTGACGCTGATCGCGGGCCGTCGCCCACGATTGCAACTGTTGATCACTGTCACGGCACTGACCACGGTGCTCGGGGTCTGTGCGGCGCTGCTGTACCTAGCGGATCGCGACGGCACCTTCGCGTTGGCCGTCGGTGGCTGGGGGGCCACCGAAGAGAAACTGGGTCCTTTGGGGATAACCCTTGTGGTGGATCGCCTTTCGGCGTTAATGCTGGTGGTCTCGGCCATCGTGCTGCTGGCGGTTGTGCTGTACGCGGCCGCTCAAGGTATCCGTGACGGCGACGAGCGCCAGCCGGTGTCGATCTTCATGCCCACCTACCTGGCGCTGTCGGCCGGTGTGTGCAACGCCTTTCTGGCCGGCGACCTGTTCAACCTGTACGTCGGTTTCGAGGTACTGCTGGCCGCGAGCTTCGTCCTCCTGACCATCGGCGCTAGTGCCGACCGGGTGCGTGCCGGCATCTCGTACGTGATGGTCTCGATGATGTCCTCGATAGTGTTCCTGCTGGGTATCGCCTTCGTGTACGCGGCGACGGGGACCTTGAACATGGCCGAAATCGCCGTCCGCGCAGACGGCATCCCCTCGGGTACCCGGATGGCGATCTTCGCGGTGCTGCTGGTGGGTTTCGCCATCAAGGCAGCCGTTTTCCCGCTGTCGACGTGGCTGCCCGACTCCTACCCCACCGCGCCCGCACCCGTGACGGCAGTCTTCGCGGGCTTGCTCACCAAGGTGGGTGTGTACGCCATCATTCGTGCACATTCCCTATTGTTCCCCGGCGGTGTGCTGAACACGGTACTTCTGGTGGCCGCGCTACTCACCATGATCGTCGGTATTCTGGGTGCCATCGCGCAGAGCGATATCAAACGGCTGCTGTCCTTCACCCTGGTCAGTCATATCGGGTACATGATCTTCGGTATCGCGCTATCCAACGAGCTCGGCATGTCCGGCGCGATTTACTATGTGGCACACCACATCATTGTGCAGACGACATTGTTCCTCGTGGTAGGACTCATCGAACGCCAGGCCGGGGCATCATCGCTGAATCGCCTGGGTGGCCTCGCTGCCGCCAGTCCGCTGCTGGCCTTCGCATTCGTCGTCCCCGCGCTGAACCTGGGTGGCATCCCACCATTCTCGGGTTTCATCGGCAAAGTCGCACTCCTGGAGGCAGGGTCGCTGCAGGGCTCGGTACTGGCATGGACCCTCGTGGCCGGGGGCACGATCACGAGTCTGCTGACCCTGTACGCGGTGGCCCGCGTCTGGACCAAGGCGTTCTGGCGGCCACGCGCGGACGCACCGGAGGGCGACCTCGCCGCGGCTTCGCCGTCCGCACTTCTCGATGACAGCGAAGAAGTTGCGTTCGTGGACCGCGCCGACGTGGGCCGGATGCCGGCCGGCATGCTGGCGCCCACATTGGGATTGATCGCGGTCGGGGTGGCGCTGACCATCTTCGCCGGGCCCATCATGGGGATCAGCGACCGAGCAGCGGCAGAGGTTCGGGACCGCACGGTGTACATCAGTGCCGTCCTCGGGGGTGGCCCACGATGA
- a CDS encoding Na(+)/H(+) antiporter subunit C, with protein sequence MTNLGLLIIIGALTACGVYLMLERNLTRMVLGLLLVGNAVNLLILTVGGPSGNPPIIGRQSDGRTTVADPLAQGMILTAIVITMGVAAFALALIYRMFTLEADDVVDDDAEDVRVAQEPPEPVTDDEEKETSGPIDEDSPAELDALPVGEKS encoded by the coding sequence ATGACCAATCTCGGCCTGCTCATCATCATCGGCGCCCTCACCGCGTGCGGCGTGTACCTGATGCTGGAGCGCAACCTGACCCGCATGGTGTTGGGTCTGCTGCTCGTCGGCAATGCGGTCAACCTGCTGATCCTTACGGTGGGTGGCCCCTCCGGCAATCCACCGATCATCGGACGGCAGTCCGATGGCCGGACCACCGTGGCAGATCCGTTGGCACAGGGCATGATCCTGACCGCGATCGTCATCACCATGGGTGTCGCCGCCTTTGCCCTCGCCCTGATCTATCGCATGTTCACGCTGGAAGCCGACGACGTCGTAGACGACGACGCCGAGGACGTGCGCGTCGCCCAGGAACCCCCGGAGCCCGTCACCGACGACGAAGAGAAGGAGACATCCGGCCCCATCGATGAGGATTCCCCCGCCGAACTCGATGCACTACCGGTGGGTGAGAAGTCATGA